From Halotia branconii CENA392, the proteins below share one genomic window:
- a CDS encoding proton extrusion protein PcxA, with product MKRKQVTMNQWFLKTPERALLEAYNAAQVIRNIEREHFGNQKISAKSANYTENVMSYWQGYLDQNLTIIQIRLTEFQLSRSILNLSESFVLEKLKFIDEVIEKYTWKYNLIKNSTLVSFPKTIKNNTSEAEQQFDSSNLNDKIEPPSQKTGVLPRSIGRTINKIKTDFTPEAEEEFIKNYRISRNRTRTALKFLITLIIVPLLTHQLSKRILINPIVENIRGDNISQIFLNSEMEDQALDELNIFQEKLRLESLLYKSPTISSEAIKESIKEKAIEIAEVFRHKSSNAVSNIFADLLSLIAFAIVIAKSKREIVVVKSFIDTLVYGLSDSAKAFLIILFTDIFVGFHSPHGWEVILDGLAQHLGLEANRSIIFMFIATFPVILDTIFKYWIFRYLSRLSPSALATLKEMDE from the coding sequence ATGAAAAGGAAACAAGTAACAATGAATCAATGGTTTTTGAAGACACCAGAAAGAGCGCTTCTAGAAGCATACAATGCTGCTCAAGTCATTAGAAATATCGAAAGAGAACATTTTGGTAATCAAAAAATATCTGCTAAATCAGCAAATTATACTGAAAATGTTATGTCTTATTGGCAGGGATATCTTGACCAAAATTTAACTATTATTCAAATCAGACTAACAGAATTTCAATTGAGCCGTTCAATTCTCAATCTTTCTGAGTCATTTGTATTAGAAAAGTTGAAATTTATTGATGAAGTAATAGAAAAGTATACCTGGAAATATAATTTAATTAAAAACAGTACATTAGTGTCTTTTCCGAAAACTATAAAAAATAATACTAGTGAAGCTGAGCAACAGTTTGATTCTTCTAATCTAAATGATAAGATTGAACCTCCTTCTCAAAAAACCGGAGTCTTACCTAGATCTATTGGCAGAACAATTAATAAAATTAAAACAGATTTCACGCCCGAAGCAGAAGAAGAATTTATCAAGAATTATCGAATTTCTAGAAATCGTACTAGGACGGCTTTAAAATTTTTGATAACTTTAATTATTGTACCACTCTTAACACATCAACTATCTAAAAGAATTTTAATTAATCCTATAGTAGAAAACATTAGAGGTGATAATATCAGTCAAATTTTCCTCAACTCTGAAATGGAAGATCAGGCTCTAGATGAATTAAATATCTTTCAAGAAAAGCTGAGACTAGAAAGTTTACTTTATAAGTCTCCAACAATTTCGTCAGAGGCTATAAAAGAAAGCATCAAAGAAAAAGCAATTGAAATAGCCGAAGTATTTCGTCATAAAAGTAGTAATGCTGTTAGCAATATTTTTGCTGATTTGCTCTCATTAATTGCTTTTGCTATAGTAATTGCTAAGAGTAAAAGAGAAATTGTGGTTGTCAAATCCTTTATTGATACTCTTGTCTATGGTTTAAGCGACAGCGCCAAAGCTTTTTTAATTATTTTATTCACAGATATATTTGTAGGATTTCACTCACCACATGGATGGGAAGTAATTTTAGACGGGTTGGCACAACATTTAGGTCTTGAAGCCAATAGAAGCATCATCTTTATGTTTATTGCTACCTTTCCAGTAATTTTAGATACTATATTCAAATATTGGATATTCCGTTATCTCAGTCGGTTATCTCCTTCAGCATTAGCTACATTAAAAGAAATGGATGAATGA
- a CDS encoding adenylate/guanylate cyclase domain-containing protein, whose product MTELTLRLKQGDTETTVTVNQNEFTIGRLPECDLYLPFGGVSRKHARLVKTADGVWNIEDLGSKNGTQVNQCLVSHAQELHHGDIVWLGNVNLVVLFANPATQFMTKDFVLSEASEPKTIFRNVKQLQQQWIEADGKDGETSNKDKTIARLKDLVDIAKNLCAAASIEEIFSQVQQVVFRYLDSIDRLALLIDVGGCGQLELVNAGTRDVSEQESLAADGDWISRSICQKVFEEKIALQTADTHKDERFSGEHSILIKGIRSAMAVPLWDENKVVGVLYADAHLSSYHWANEGEEELSFFSALANLVASSVQRWLLAEKLKTEEVIRHRLERYHSPSVVQQLISVGGLPDGRLAPAESEISILFADLVGFTAISERLTPTAIAQLLNNLFEEMLQEVFAYGGTLDKYIGDCIMAFFGAPEPQLDHADRATAAAKGMLTRLERLNANSFWHEPLQLRIAINSGKAVVGDVGSSQRVDYTALGATINLAARMEAVCPPSECVISEATYIMLSKSSDFQEMGDHRFKGIDRAVKVYQTCMQMIRNRE is encoded by the coding sequence ATGACTGAACTCACATTGCGGCTAAAACAGGGAGATACGGAAACAACGGTGACAGTGAATCAAAATGAGTTCACAATTGGCCGTTTACCGGAATGTGACTTGTACTTACCTTTTGGAGGAGTTTCTCGTAAGCACGCTAGGCTAGTCAAAACGGCTGATGGAGTTTGGAATATTGAGGATTTGGGGAGCAAAAACGGGACACAAGTGAATCAATGTCTTGTTAGTCATGCCCAAGAGTTACATCATGGTGATATTGTTTGGCTGGGAAATGTGAATTTGGTAGTGTTATTTGCCAATCCTGCTACACAGTTTATGACTAAGGATTTTGTATTATCAGAAGCTTCTGAGCCAAAAACAATTTTTCGTAATGTCAAACAACTGCAACAGCAATGGATAGAAGCCGATGGCAAAGATGGCGAAACCAGCAACAAAGACAAAACTATTGCCCGTCTTAAAGACCTAGTAGATATAGCCAAAAACCTCTGTGCAGCAGCATCTATAGAAGAGATTTTTTCCCAGGTGCAACAAGTCGTTTTTCGTTATCTCGATAGTATTGACCGCCTGGCATTATTAATTGATGTTGGTGGGTGTGGTCAGTTAGAGTTGGTGAATGCTGGTACTAGAGATGTTTCTGAGCAGGAATCTTTGGCTGCTGATGGTGATTGGATTAGTCGGAGTATCTGTCAAAAAGTATTTGAAGAAAAAATAGCCCTGCAAACCGCTGACACCCATAAAGATGAACGGTTTTCTGGGGAACATAGTATTTTGATTAAAGGTATTCGCAGTGCTATGGCTGTGCCTTTATGGGATGAAAATAAAGTTGTTGGTGTTCTCTACGCCGATGCTCATCTTTCTTCTTACCATTGGGCAAATGAAGGAGAGGAAGAACTCAGCTTTTTTTCGGCTTTAGCAAATCTTGTAGCTTCTAGTGTCCAACGTTGGCTGCTGGCAGAAAAACTCAAAACTGAAGAGGTGATTCGTCACCGACTAGAACGCTATCATTCGCCATCTGTTGTACAGCAGTTAATATCTGTAGGGGGATTACCAGATGGTCGTTTAGCTCCCGCAGAAAGCGAAATCAGTATTTTGTTCGCGGATTTGGTTGGCTTTACGGCGATTTCTGAAAGATTAACACCAACTGCGATCGCTCAATTGTTAAATAATTTATTTGAAGAGATGTTGCAAGAAGTGTTTGCCTACGGTGGCACTTTAGATAAGTATATTGGCGATTGTATTATGGCATTTTTTGGCGCTCCAGAACCACAATTAGATCACGCCGATCGCGCAACCGCAGCTGCTAAAGGAATGCTCACTCGTCTTGAACGTCTCAATGCTAACAGTTTTTGGCACGAACCCTTACAATTACGCATTGCAATTAATAGTGGTAAAGCTGTTGTCGGCGATGTTGGTAGTTCTCAGAGGGTTGACTACACAGCATTAGGAGCTACGATTAATCTTGCTGCTCGTATGGAAGCTGTTTGTCCTCCTAGCGAATGCGTGATCAGTGAAGCTACTTATATAATGCTTTCAAAGTCATCGGATTTCCAGGAAATGGGAGATCATCGTTTCAAGGGCATCGATCGTGCTGTCAAGGTTTATCAGACATGTATGCAAATGATAAGGAACAGGGAATAG
- a CDS encoding DUF488 domain-containing protein, with product MVNTEYSNKHDDSDKFILTFGYGNRNTYDEFFAYLKDFHVICVVDVRLNPRAWSRKWYGEIIETVCCKQNINYISKVSLGNTSGNNNWAPPDYQEAAIALQEISEIAQVGTILLLCAEKNSCRCHRVDIAQQLQKLVDRKIKHLE from the coding sequence ATGGTCAATACAGAATACAGCAATAAACATGATGATTCAGATAAATTCATCTTAACCTTTGGTTATGGTAATAGAAATACTTATGATGAATTTTTTGCTTATTTAAAAGATTTTCATGTCATTTGCGTTGTTGACGTTAGATTAAATCCTCGTGCTTGGAGCCGTAAATGGTACGGAGAGATAATAGAGACAGTTTGTTGTAAACAAAATATCAACTACATTTCTAAAGTTTCTCTAGGTAATACATCAGGTAATAATAATTGGGCTCCTCCTGATTATCAAGAAGCGGCTATTGCACTACAAGAGATTTCAGAAATAGCCCAAGTCGGAACTATTTTGCTCTTATGCGCTGAAAAGAACTCATGTCGTTGTCATAGGGTAGATATTGCACAACAACTACAAAAGCTAGTAGATAGGAAGATCAAACATTTAGAATAA
- a CDS encoding YdeI/OmpD-associated family protein yields the protein MPKFDDQLETIYASDRQEWREWLKKNHLTSIGIWLIYYKVKSGKPSVKYSEAVKEALCFGWIDSKIKSLDKDRYQQIFTPRKPKSVWSKLNKQYIEELIAQGLMTEIGLEKITVAKENGSWKSLDAIEALTIPIDLQQALEANATANHNFDAFSNSLKKNILFWIDSAKRPETRLKRIEQTIISAAQKKNPLIR from the coding sequence ATGCCAAAATTTGACGACCAACTGGAAACTATTTATGCTAGCGATCGCCAAGAATGGCGAGAATGGTTAAAAAAGAATCATCTCACCTCTATTGGTATATGGTTGATTTACTACAAAGTCAAAAGCGGTAAACCAAGCGTTAAATACAGCGAAGCAGTCAAAGAAGCTCTATGCTTTGGTTGGATTGATAGTAAAATCAAATCATTAGATAAAGACCGTTATCAGCAAATTTTCACACCTCGTAAACCGAAAAGTGTATGGTCAAAATTAAACAAACAATATATTGAAGAGTTAATTGCACAAGGCTTGATGACTGAAATAGGTTTGGAAAAAATTACAGTAGCCAAAGAAAATGGTTCATGGAAGTCTTTGGATGCAATTGAAGCATTAACAATTCCCATAGATTTGCAGCAAGCCTTAGAAGCAAACGCAACAGCCAACCATAATTTCGACGCATTTAGTAATTCATTAAAGAAGAATATTTTATTTTGGATTGACAGTGCAAAACGTCCAGAGACTAGGTTAAAGAGAATTGAACAAACTATCATTTCAGCAGCACAGAAAAAAAATCCATTGATACGGTAA
- a CDS encoding GNAT family N-acetyltransferase, which translates to MEKAGVNLHLEKVTEYHADLLYFHLSNPILYEYLEEEIPTFSQLKQKYQFAALEKSPDNNTMTWLKWVAILPQHQFVGVVEIGIFDDGYAEIGFMTFADFQKQGYAFGYCSRAIALAKERFNFPILHASVNEQNLASRKVLEKLGFELHKANKDAEFVKGKLSDELIYRLNLC; encoded by the coding sequence ATGGAGAAAGCTGGGGTAAACTTGCACTTAGAAAAGGTGACGGAATATCACGCCGATTTGCTGTACTTTCATCTGAGCAATCCGATATTATACGAGTACCTAGAAGAAGAGATACCGACGTTCTCGCAACTAAAGCAAAAGTATCAGTTCGCCGCCCTAGAAAAATCGCCCGACAATAACACAATGACCTGGTTAAAGTGGGTTGCAATACTCCCACAACACCAGTTTGTTGGAGTTGTTGAAATCGGTATTTTCGATGATGGATATGCAGAAATCGGCTTTATGACTTTTGCCGACTTCCAAAAACAAGGGTATGCTTTTGGTTATTGTTCAAGAGCGATCGCCTTAGCCAAAGAGCGTTTTAATTTTCCCATATTACACGCTTCTGTGAACGAGCAAAACCTAGCTTCTCGTAAGGTGCTGGAGAAGCTAGGTTTTGAGCTGCATAAAGCCAATAAAGATGCAGAATTTGTCAAAGGAAAACTTTCGGATGAACTTATTTATCGTCTGAATCTTTGCTAA
- a CDS encoding glycosyl hydrolase family 57: protein MLSSPATLSSLPEIIDGLPNISGQETEVLAVVNQDAPVFLPSTNIRLEDIKAVFAIALHMHQPTIPAGGDGGLISNLQYMFEHPNEGDNHNAGPFAYCYSRMGDFIPELVSQGCNPRVMLDYSGNLLWGLRQMGRVDILDNLKRITCDPTYQPYVEWLGTMWSHAVIPSTPIPDIKLHILAWQQYFAAIFGWSALARVKGFSPPEMHLPNHPDTLFEFVKALKECGYRWLLVQEHSIETLTGQPISHKHLPHRLIARNSQGETISITALIKTQGSDTKLVAQMQPYYEAKTLSPQQVGNVLIPPIVSQIGDGENGGVMMNEFPGAFKQAWHEMANQGGGKSGVVGVCGTEYLELIEAAGCKPEDYPTCQPAGQHQIWQQVSLENLQPEAVENAIAELKQSNSNFHVDGASWTNHISWVQGYENVLSPMNQFSSLFHQKLDQLLPTDSSKYRHALLYNLLLQTSCFRYWGQGAWTDYAREIYRRGENLL, encoded by the coding sequence ATGCTTTCATCACCTGCTACTCTTTCTTCTTTGCCCGAAATCATTGATGGCTTGCCAAATATTTCTGGTCAAGAAACAGAAGTACTCGCCGTTGTTAACCAGGATGCGCCCGTATTCTTACCCTCAACGAATATCCGCTTAGAAGATATTAAAGCAGTATTTGCGATCGCTTTGCACATGCATCAACCAACTATCCCTGCGGGAGGTGACGGTGGATTGATTAGCAATCTGCAATACATGTTTGAACATCCCAACGAAGGAGATAACCACAACGCCGGGCCTTTTGCCTATTGTTATAGTCGCATGGGAGACTTTATTCCCGAACTCGTCAGTCAAGGTTGCAATCCCCGTGTGATGTTGGATTACTCTGGCAATCTTTTATGGGGACTCAGACAAATGGGACGGGTTGATATTTTAGACAACCTCAAGCGCATCACTTGCGATCCCACCTATCAACCTTATGTAGAGTGGTTGGGTACAATGTGGAGTCATGCCGTGATTCCTTCCACGCCTATACCAGATATTAAATTGCACATCTTAGCATGGCAACAATATTTTGCAGCAATTTTTGGTTGGTCTGCACTGGCACGAGTTAAAGGTTTTTCTCCTCCAGAAATGCACCTGCCAAATCACCCTGATACTTTATTTGAATTTGTCAAAGCCTTAAAAGAATGTGGATATCGTTGGCTACTTGTACAAGAACATTCTATAGAAACTCTTACAGGTCAACCAATTAGTCACAAACATTTACCACACCGTTTAATTGCCCGTAATTCCCAAGGTGAAACAATTAGCATCACAGCTTTGATTAAAACCCAAGGTTCAGATACTAAATTAGTTGCTCAGATGCAACCATACTATGAAGCCAAAACTTTATCTCCACAACAAGTAGGTAATGTATTGATCCCACCAATCGTCAGTCAAATTGGTGATGGCGAAAATGGTGGGGTGATGATGAATGAATTTCCCGGTGCTTTCAAACAAGCTTGGCATGAGATGGCTAATCAAGGCGGAGGAAAATCCGGTGTTGTTGGGGTATGTGGTACAGAATATTTAGAATTGATTGAAGCAGCTGGTTGTAAACCAGAAGATTACCCAACTTGTCAGCCAGCAGGACAACACCAAATTTGGCAGCAAGTTTCATTAGAAAATTTGCAACCTGAAGCAGTAGAAAATGCCATTGCAGAATTAAAACAAAGCAATTCTAATTTCCATGTTGATGGTGCTTCGTGGACGAATCATATCAGTTGGGTACAAGGATATGAAAATGTTTTGTCTCCAATGAATCAATTCAGCAGTTTATTTCATCAAAAACTCGATCAATTGCTGCCAACGGATTCATCTAAATATCGTCATGCTCTGCTGTATAATCTTTTGCTGCAAACTAGCTGTTTCCGGTATTGGGGACAAGGCGCTTGGACTGATTACGCCCGTGAAATTTATCGACGTGGTGAAAATTTACTGTGA
- a CDS encoding SDR family NAD(P)-dependent oxidoreductase: MNIQGKVALITGASRGIGRAIALELAQQRMQRLILVARDRQKLVEVANEIEAMGVQATILAIDLTRTAEVNIAIAQLWRNYGPIHLLVNCAGVAYQTSFLRSKLPQVQEELSVNLLGMYTLTSLIARRMASQKQGTIVNVSSLMGKVAAPTMATYSATKFAILGFTQALRRELAEHNIEVKALLPSLTDTDMVRDLKLFRWVIPMTPQKVAQALIIGLQNDAPEILVGWQSHLAVWCQRLAPWLLELILHIATPPAPRRPQPQQKLSFWSKIQRFSDFGFSRNMAHFVSARKF; the protein is encoded by the coding sequence ATGAATATTCAAGGTAAAGTTGCCCTAATTACTGGGGCTTCTCGTGGAATTGGCAGAGCGATCGCGCTGGAATTGGCGCAACAAAGAATGCAGCGGTTGATATTAGTAGCACGCGATCGCCAAAAGTTGGTTGAAGTAGCCAATGAAATCGAAGCGATGGGTGTCCAAGCGACGATATTAGCAATCGATTTGACTCGTACAGCTGAAGTCAATATAGCCATTGCCCAACTATGGCGCAATTATGGGCCGATTCATCTTTTGGTGAATTGTGCAGGAGTCGCATATCAAACTTCATTTTTGCGTTCAAAACTCCCCCAAGTTCAAGAAGAACTCTCTGTGAATTTATTGGGAATGTACACCCTCACTAGTCTGATCGCTCGACGCATGGCTAGTCAAAAACAAGGGACAATTGTGAACGTATCAAGCTTGATGGGGAAAGTAGCCGCACCGACAATGGCGACTTATTCTGCTACGAAGTTTGCCATTTTAGGATTTACCCAAGCCTTGCGGCGCGAATTAGCAGAACACAACATTGAGGTCAAAGCATTACTGCCTTCTTTGACAGATACAGACATGGTGCGCGACTTGAAATTATTTCGCTGGGTGATCCCCATGACTCCCCAAAAAGTAGCGCAAGCATTGATCATTGGATTACAAAATGATGCACCAGAAATTTTAGTAGGATGGCAAAGTCATTTAGCTGTGTGGTGTCAACGTTTAGCTCCTTGGTTGCTAGAGTTGATTTTACATATAGCAACTCCGCCAGCGCCAAGACGACCACAACCTCAGCAAAAACTGAGTTTCTGGAGTAAAATCCAACGTTTTAGCGATTTTGGTTTTTCTAGAAACATGGCTCATTTTGTCTCTGCACGGAAGTTCTAA
- a CDS encoding penicillin acylase family protein codes for MKSPKKRWLRKGLKVTLVVLLIVGLSLVGFIIYSVRRSFPVESGAIALPKIQAEVTVQRDKWGIPHIWADNSHDLFMAQGYIHAQDRFWQMDFWRHIGSGRLAEMFGSSQVETDRYLRTMNWAGIAKQEIQQMDAQIKSNLQAYADGVNAYLAKHQGSALSLEYAVLKLLNPGYKPEPWQPLHSLTWGKVMAYDLGRNFQREIERTILLKTLTPFQVEELFPPYPQDLPVILPQSSVDTKNNLNLSTQIPTFPTEAIASLKSITKPITALEKLIGKTGVNVGSNSWVISGQRTATGKPILANDPHLAVQLPSIWYEIGLHCTPKNTECPYNVTGFSFAGMIGVIVGHSDRIAWGVTNAQADVMDLYIEKINPNNPNQYEVNGQWVDMQLVNETLKVADSQPITQTIRYTRHGPILSDVSPNLKQFNQNQQVEVPQNYAVALRWTALEPSKLVYAILQMNRAQNWQEFRAAASNFDIASQNLVYADILGNIGYLMPGKFPIRAKGQGRYPVPGWTDAYEWQGYIDFEQLPTSFNPSQGYIATANNLVAREYPYLITTDWVYGYRAKRIVEMLEQQTQPISVAYIQQMQGDNQTLNAQTLIPLLPAISLNTPRQEAARKLLLDWDLQLEMTSPAAALFETFWQHLLADTFHDQLPQEYFPDGGDRWYAVIQNIVKQPNSIWWDHRNTPKVENRDQILQQAFIEAVDELEHLQSKDPKNWHWGKLHTITFRNATLGKSGVAPIEALFNRGAFITAGNGETLNANRWKADQSSFAVTDIPSMRMIVDLGNLENSLAVHTPGQSGHAFHRHYTDLVDPWRKIEYHPMLWKQQINNVAKLRLIPQ; via the coding sequence ATGAAAAGCCCTAAAAAACGTTGGTTGCGAAAGGGACTGAAAGTTACTTTAGTTGTGCTGCTAATAGTGGGGCTATCGCTGGTAGGATTTATTATTTATAGTGTACGGCGTTCCTTTCCTGTAGAAAGTGGGGCGATCGCATTACCCAAAATTCAGGCTGAAGTCACAGTCCAGCGCGATAAATGGGGTATTCCTCACATTTGGGCTGACAATTCCCATGATTTGTTCATGGCGCAAGGTTATATTCACGCCCAAGATCGTTTCTGGCAAATGGATTTCTGGCGACACATTGGTTCTGGGCGACTAGCAGAAATGTTTGGTTCTTCTCAAGTGGAAACTGATCGATATCTGCGAACAATGAATTGGGCGGGGATCGCTAAACAAGAAATCCAACAAATGGATGCACAGATAAAGTCCAACTTACAAGCTTATGCTGATGGTGTTAATGCTTATCTGGCAAAGCATCAAGGCAGTGCATTAAGTCTAGAATATGCTGTACTAAAGTTGCTTAATCCTGGATACAAACCAGAACCTTGGCAACCCCTACACTCCCTCACTTGGGGTAAGGTGATGGCTTACGACTTGGGCAGAAATTTCCAAAGAGAAATTGAACGTACTATCTTGCTCAAAACCCTCACACCATTTCAAGTAGAAGAACTTTTTCCACCCTATCCTCAAGATTTACCTGTAATTTTGCCTCAGTCTTCAGTAGATACAAAAAACAACTTAAATTTATCAACCCAGATCCCCACCTTTCCAACTGAAGCTATAGCTTCTCTCAAATCAATTACCAAACCAATCACCGCTTTAGAAAAACTCATTGGTAAAACCGGAGTTAATGTCGGCTCAAATAGTTGGGTGATCTCAGGTCAACGCACAGCTACAGGTAAACCAATTCTGGCGAATGATCCTCACTTAGCTGTGCAGCTGCCTTCCATTTGGTATGAGATTGGTCTGCATTGCACCCCAAAAAATACCGAATGTCCCTATAACGTCACTGGCTTTTCTTTTGCGGGGATGATAGGGGTGATTGTTGGTCATAGCGATCGCATTGCTTGGGGTGTCACTAATGCACAAGCGGATGTCATGGATTTATACATCGAAAAAATTAATCCTAATAACCCCAATCAGTACGAAGTAAATGGACAATGGGTAGATATGCAACTTGTTAACGAGACACTAAAAGTTGCCGACAGCCAGCCGATTACCCAAACAATTCGCTACACTCGACACGGACCAATTCTCTCGGATGTTTCACCCAATCTCAAGCAGTTTAACCAAAATCAACAAGTAGAAGTACCACAAAACTATGCTGTTGCTTTACGCTGGACAGCCTTAGAACCTTCAAAACTGGTATATGCAATTCTCCAAATGAATCGCGCCCAAAATTGGCAAGAGTTCCGGGCGGCTGCCAGCAACTTTGATATTGCTTCGCAAAACTTAGTTTATGCTGACATTTTAGGTAATATTGGCTACCTTATGCCTGGAAAATTTCCGATCCGGGCTAAGGGGCAAGGACGCTATCCCGTTCCTGGTTGGACAGATGCTTACGAGTGGCAAGGTTATATAGACTTTGAGCAGTTACCTACAAGTTTTAATCCATCTCAAGGTTATATTGCTACCGCTAATAATTTAGTTGCTCGTGAATATCCTTACTTAATTACTACTGATTGGGTTTATGGCTACCGTGCCAAGCGTATTGTTGAAATGCTAGAACAGCAAACTCAACCTATTTCTGTTGCTTATATACAACAGATGCAAGGCGACAATCAAACCCTGAATGCACAAACATTAATCCCACTATTGCCAGCAATCTCTTTAAATACACCCCGTCAGGAAGCAGCACGAAAATTACTGCTGGATTGGGATTTACAACTAGAAATGACATCACCTGCTGCTGCTTTGTTTGAAACATTTTGGCAGCACTTGCTAGCAGATACCTTCCACGATCAGTTGCCGCAAGAATACTTTCCTGACGGAGGCGATCGCTGGTATGCTGTAATCCAAAATATTGTTAAACAACCCAATAGCATTTGGTGGGATCATCGCAACACTCCAAAAGTTGAAAACCGGGATCAAATTCTACAACAAGCTTTCATCGAAGCAGTAGATGAATTAGAACACCTACAAAGTAAAGACCCAAAAAATTGGCATTGGGGTAAGCTGCACACTATTACTTTTCGCAATGCAACTTTAGGCAAATCTGGAGTTGCACCGATTGAAGCTTTATTTAATCGTGGTGCTTTTATAACTGCGGGGAATGGGGAAACCCTAAATGCTAACCGCTGGAAGGCAGACCAATCTTCTTTTGCAGTAACTGATATTCCTTCTATGCGGATGATAGTAGATTTGGGGAATCTGGAAAACTCCCTCGCTGTTCATACTCCTGGACAATCAGGTCATGCTTTCCATAGACATTACACGGATCTGGTTGATCCCTGGCGTAAGATTGAATATCACCCAATGCTATGGAAACAGCAAATTAATAATGTTGCAAAATTGAGGTTGATTCCTCAATAA